In Rheinheimera sp. MM224, one DNA window encodes the following:
- a CDS encoding MFS transporter has translation MYQRQVTVLVYLSFMLLGLLSILWGILLPDIMVQLQMSPAASGLFFACLSMGSITGAFLGGKYVQKFEFVPLFAVLLLTLVVLIIGASFVQYWPLLLFFVFALGLTCSGLFTIGHTLIARLYVEKRARMMGFMDFMFSLGTLAAPLYVVVLYWGIEDWRWPLRILAVFLAGTALFAWYLGRTHQSPAHMAHAKGSLSYRQVMKKPVFFALALMMFGYGAVEWGHGNWFVTYASQGLALSTEQSRLIFAFFTGGMVLSRLSFSLFLRWFTSAQLLMILVLCAFCGAVLVKITAVPALLQLGNFALGLGLGAIFPLMLTAAMDLDSDNGPVLSGLANIGGSIGYQAAALGTGLAAQQVGIATAYWLIPILAVWLLGTVSYFSYLLHKKHTQAVQV, from the coding sequence ATGTATCAGCGGCAAGTGACGGTACTGGTGTATTTAAGTTTTATGTTATTGGGTTTGCTCAGTATTTTGTGGGGCATTTTGCTGCCTGACATTATGGTGCAGTTGCAGATGTCACCTGCCGCTAGCGGCTTGTTTTTTGCCTGTTTGTCTATGGGTTCCATTACCGGCGCGTTTTTAGGCGGCAAGTATGTGCAGAAGTTTGAATTTGTGCCCTTATTTGCAGTGTTATTACTGACTTTAGTGGTGCTGATTATTGGTGCTTCCTTTGTGCAGTATTGGCCCTTGTTGTTGTTTTTTGTCTTTGCTCTGGGTTTAACCTGTTCAGGTTTATTCACCATAGGCCACACGCTCATTGCCCGGCTTTATGTGGAAAAACGTGCCCGCATGATGGGGTTTATGGACTTTATGTTTAGCTTAGGCACCTTAGCTGCACCTTTGTATGTAGTAGTACTGTATTGGGGTATCGAAGACTGGCGTTGGCCATTACGCATTTTGGCGGTGTTTTTAGCCGGAACAGCGCTATTCGCCTGGTATTTAGGTCGTACTCATCAAAGTCCTGCTCATATGGCACATGCCAAAGGTAGTTTGTCTTATCGCCAGGTGATGAAAAAACCAGTGTTTTTTGCTTTGGCCTTAATGATGTTTGGTTATGGTGCTGTAGAGTGGGGGCATGGTAACTGGTTTGTCACTTATGCCAGTCAGGGCTTAGCTTTAAGTACAGAACAGTCCCGCTTAATTTTTGCCTTTTTTACCGGTGGTATGGTGCTGAGCAGGTTAAGTTTTTCATTGTTTTTACGTTGGTTTACCAGTGCTCAGTTATTGATGATCCTGGTGCTCTGTGCCTTTTGTGGCGCTGTATTAGTGAAAATCACTGCGGTGCCGGCGTTATTGCAACTGGGTAACTTTGCTTTGGGTTTAGGCTTAGGCGCTATATTCCCGCTGATGTTAACGGCAGCTATGGATCTGGACAGTGATAATGGTCCGGTGTTGTCGGGTCTTGCCAATATTGGTGGCTCTATAGGCTATCAGGCTGCAGCTTTGGGCACTGGTCTAGCGGCACAACAAGTGGGTATTGCGACCGCCTACTGGCTGATCCCTATACTGGCGGTCTGGCTCTTAGGTACTGTCAGTTATTTCAGTTATTTGTTGCATAAAAAACATACGCAAGCAGTACAAGTTTAA